The following coding sequences lie in one Rhodococcus rhodochrous genomic window:
- a CDS encoding AraC-like ligand-binding domain-containing protein, whose protein sequence is MNTFFSSDQVSAPDRVALWHDVICRSYVPLNITLTSEQPFIGTVSTGNLGTVRIATSSSLPQQITRTRRLISQDEREYLMVGVQSAGHALVQQHGRTARVGRGGLVFWDTRHPYDILFPTDWRMSVFQFPRYSFGFTEDFIGRMTAVNVGGDRGIGRVVSSFMTSINDATDAGDLAEVASLHNSAVDLLSAAIRTELADQAAASDGLLECVLAYIRQNLADPNLCASQIAAEHNVSVRTLHRLFSATGQGVAEHIRTLRLERIKTELADPTSRRYTISALARKWGFLDPSTFSRAFKDAYGITAREWAASASAPPTEAS, encoded by the coding sequence ATGAACACTTTCTTCTCCTCTGACCAGGTCTCGGCACCCGATCGCGTCGCGCTCTGGCACGATGTCATCTGCCGCAGCTATGTCCCGCTCAACATCACCCTCACGAGCGAGCAACCCTTCATCGGTACGGTCTCGACGGGCAACTTGGGCACGGTACGTATCGCGACGTCCTCGTCACTGCCCCAGCAGATCACCCGCACTCGTCGCTTGATCAGCCAGGACGAGCGTGAGTACCTCATGGTTGGGGTGCAGTCCGCCGGCCATGCACTCGTGCAGCAGCACGGCAGAACTGCACGAGTCGGTCGCGGTGGACTGGTTTTCTGGGACACTCGCCATCCCTACGACATCCTGTTCCCGACAGACTGGAGAATGAGCGTATTCCAGTTCCCGCGATACTCTTTCGGCTTCACCGAAGATTTCATCGGCAGGATGACCGCGGTGAATGTCGGGGGCGATCGCGGTATCGGACGAGTGGTTTCATCCTTCATGACAAGCATCAACGATGCGACCGATGCAGGAGACTTGGCGGAGGTAGCTTCACTCCACAACAGTGCTGTCGATCTTTTGTCAGCGGCGATACGGACCGAGCTTGCCGATCAAGCCGCCGCCTCCGACGGCCTACTCGAGTGCGTGCTTGCGTATATCCGACAGAACCTGGCCGACCCGAACCTGTGTGCCTCACAGATCGCGGCGGAGCACAACGTCTCTGTGCGGACCCTCCACCGACTGTTCTCGGCCACGGGACAGGGCGTGGCCGAACACATCCGTACCCTCCGACTCGAGCGCATCAAGACTGAGCTGGCAGACCCAACGAGTCGGCGATATACGATCAGCGCGTTGGCGAGAAAATGGGGGTTCCTCGATCCCTCAACGTTTTCACGCGCGTTCAAAGACGCCTACGGCATCACTGCCCGAGAGTGGGCGGCTTCTGCATCAGCACCACCGACGGAGGCTTCGTAG